The stretch of DNA ataaattaattaaaataaataaataaataacattttgaacataaaatatttattaaataatattaatacataaataatagaaaaatatataacaaattgaatatattataagtataattataaatataataataaaataataatattatagcatATTGTACGGATTGGATtgattataaaaagtaaatccgAAATTCGATCCAATCCAGCAgtatgaaaaaaatagaatccaatccGAATTAGTGCGATTTTGGTTTAGATCTGGTTTGGATCGGACTGGACGAGTGATTTAATCCGGATCGGATTGGATTTAAATACCCTACTACGATCCCACTCTTAAAGTTTCCAGCAAAACATCACAAAGAATAACGCTCTCTCGGTTTGAACAAAATTATACTTTGAAGAAAACACCTTTAAGATCTCAACGTCATtcaattaaaagttttaagCATAACACACCCCACATTCCCCTTTCACCAATTTCATAGTTTCAAGGTAATAATCAAGAGTTCCACTAAACTCGTAGAGCTTACACAAATTTAGGTAATTCTCAAGAGTTTAGTTGCAAAATCTAATCGTACATATTTCAGTTTCTTCACCAATTCATCAACATATATGGACTCTAATTATAAGTTCATAACAAATCTTAATTAAAACCAAGGCGCACAAGTTTATCCTCAAAAACCTAATTAGGCAGAGATTCATCGCCACGCGTAAATATATTCGGCCTCTCGAATCAAAGACCACATAACAAAATCATAATAatccaatataaaaatacatcgCAGAATTTAACTAACAAGTCaccagagtatcaatttcaaaagacaataattagaaacaagaaaaaaaaactgttCAAGCAAAACATAATCCTTTTTCCCCCAAATTAAAAACCCTAATATCGATAACAAGATTCCAACAcattgaaaatttctttttctcagTACCTCCTCTGAGCACCGCCGAATCCAGCGCCAGGGCGGCCAAACGGGATCTGCTGAACAGGAACAGGATCGACCTGAGTGATTCCAGGGACGTCAGACATACCTAGAGACTGAAGCATGTCGATTGTCTCCTTATCGACCTCGATGTGTTGAATGTCAATGGCGGACACATCAGGAACGAAGTCCATGCGACGCTCCCTCTCCTCTTCTTGAAGCTTGAGGGAGATGCCTCTGACCGGTCCCTTCTGAATCCGCTTCATGAGGTGAGTGGAGAAGCCTGCGATCTTGTTGCGGAGCCTCTTGGAAGGAATGAGTGCGACTTCTTCTAGAACCTTCTTGTTGGTATGGAAGTCAAGGGTCATGCGAGAGTAGTACCTCTCGATAACCTGGCGAGAAGATTTTTTCACCGTCTTGGTTCTCACGCGCCccattctttctctgttttttctttcttcttcggaGAGGTAGACTCTGAGAACAACACGAGAAGGAAGAGTGGGGGTGGCAGGGTATACATGAGCTATTAGGGTTTTGTGCTCTGTGATGCTGGGCCGggtttgctttcttttttgacaCGGCCCTAATGGAAAACTGGATCgaccaatagaaataaaattcatGACAATGAAATGATGTCATATTAAATGAatacatattataaaatattaattatcaaaattaaaaacataaattataaaatgtgaaaacaaataattaactaaaattttaatataaaaaataaacatgatGTAATATGTAATAAGAATGAggaaactggaaaaaaaattatggagaAAACTAGAAATGTTAGCAATAATATACAAGCAAACTGCAATTAGTATGCAGTTAGAAAATTAGTTACAATTAGAACTTTCTAGAAGACTCTAGAAATAGTTAGTTAGCTTTCAGTTAACTAAATCGGTTACATTATCAACTATATATACAGTTGTAGCAGCACCTGTAAAATCAATTGAGGCAAATTCATTTTCTCATATAATTCAAATCcgattcttcttttctctgtATTTCTTTACTCTTCACTTCTAGTTTGATACCTCATATGGTATCAAAGTTCTAGATCCATGGAGCACACACCTCAGTTCACCACCAGTGCGCCTGTGAGTGCACCGAATCAAAATGCGTTCGCTGCCTTAGCTGCAATCAAACTCAGCAAAAATAATTACAAGGCGTGGAAAAAGCAAGCTCTTGCGTGCATCAAGATCAACAAACTGTAAAGTCATCTCAATCCTTCGAAGATTCCAACAAGATTCAGCTCAGAATCAGATCGAGAAATCGAAACTAAAAGTCATGAATATGAAGAATGGGAAGTTCAAGATCAATGGCTAGTAGCTTGGCTAATTGCATCCATGGAACCGAGCTTTGTAAACTGAGTAATCGAATGCGAGTATGCATACCAGATTTGGATCACACTGGAAGAGTACTTTGCGGCAAGAGTGAAAACAAGAATCAAACAGCTGAAAACTCAGCTAAGAACACTCAAGAAGCATGGCTCGACGGTAACAGAGTATATGTCAAAGATTAATCAGGTGGCAGATTTGCTGAAAGCGCTCGGAGCACCACTCTTAAGGGAAGAATACATTGAAGCAGTCTTGGCAGGACTTGGTGAAGAATACAACACATTTGTCACTGTTGCAACAGCAAGAATAGATCACACCACTGAAAGTAAACTGGAAACACAACTCTTAACCTAAGAAGAGCTAATTGAAAGGTTCAGAAAGACACAACTAGGATCAATGCAAGTAAATATCACTCAAAGcaatgaagaaattcaagaaaatTCTCGAAGAAAAAGCTACAACAACTACAACAATAGAGGCGGCTTTCGAGACTCTAGAGGCAGAGG from Arachis duranensis cultivar V14167 chromosome 4, aradu.V14167.gnm2.J7QH, whole genome shotgun sequence encodes:
- the LOC107483990 gene encoding 40S ribosomal protein S17-4, with the translated sequence MGRVRTKTVKKSSRQVIERYYSRMTLDFHTNKKVLEEVALIPSKRLRNKIAGFSTHLMKRIQKGPVRGISLKLQEEERERRMDFVPDVSAIDIQHIEVDKETIDMLQSLGMSDVPGITQVDPVPVQQIPFGRPGAGFGGAQRRY